Proteins from a genomic interval of Clostridium sp. M62/1:
- a CDS encoding Sir2 family NAD-dependent protein deacetylase — MDERIAALRRILDESNYTVALCGSGMMTEGGVTGIKAPERAYEIEKKYGASPEYIFTSAYYNTRPEKFFNFYKEEILKHIPEPAAGSYVMARMEAAGKLQCIITANVYNQAIRGGCEHVINLHGSVFENQCPHCGELYTVDDMLNAKGIPSCRVCNSTIRPKVSLFGEMVDSRIMTRTTEEVEKAEVLLLLGTTLRSDVFSNYFRYFHGKYLVAIHRTPHYSDAKADMVIIDEPGHVLEQLGY, encoded by the coding sequence ATGGATGAAAGGATTGCAGCGCTCAGAAGGATTCTGGATGAGAGCAATTATACGGTAGCCCTCTGCGGTTCAGGCATGATGACAGAAGGGGGAGTCACGGGAATAAAGGCTCCGGAGCGGGCATACGAGATCGAAAAGAAATATGGCGCGTCGCCGGAATATATTTTTACCAGCGCCTATTATAACACCCGGCCGGAAAAGTTTTTCAATTTTTATAAAGAAGAGATTCTGAAGCATATCCCCGAGCCGGCTGCCGGCAGCTATGTTATGGCAAGGATGGAGGCTGCCGGAAAGCTCCAGTGTATTATTACCGCAAATGTGTATAATCAGGCAATCAGGGGCGGATGCGAGCATGTAATTAATCTGCACGGATCAGTGTTTGAGAATCAGTGTCCCCACTGCGGAGAGCTTTACACGGTAGATGATATGCTGAATGCAAAGGGAATTCCGAGCTGCCGTGTCTGTAACTCGACAATCAGGCCGAAGGTTTCTCTGTTCGGGGAGATGGTTGACAGCCGGATCATGACGAGGACGACGGAGGAGGTTGAAAAGGCGGAGGTTCTTCTGCTGCTCGGCACAACACTCAGATCGGACGTATTCTCCAATTATTTCAGGTATTTCCACGGAAAATACCTGGTGGCAATCCACAGAACGCCCCACTATTCAGACGCAAAGGCAGACATGGTTATTATTGACGAGCCGGGACATGTTTTGGAACAGCTCGGGTATTAA
- a CDS encoding SDR family NAD(P)-dependent oxidoreductase: MNVKGKAAIVTASTRGIGWACVKALAKEGAIVYMAARNREAAEQRIEELAGQGLSAKWVYCDASVKESYASMAKEVEASEGKIDILVNNFGTSNPKTDLDIEKTAYEDFMNTLDLNLASVYLSVQAVLPVMKRQGGGSIINISSIGGQLPDVARIGYAVSKDAIIYLSKNIALQEGRNGIRVNVVCPGQTATDAVKGNMSEAFQELFLRHTPIRRMGTPEEIAAAVLYFASEEAAYTTGQVLSVSGGFGMGTPVYGDLMGLSAENRH, encoded by the coding sequence ATGAATGTAAAAGGAAAAGCTGCCATTGTCACTGCATCTACCAGGGGGATCGGCTGGGCCTGTGTTAAGGCGCTGGCGAAGGAGGGAGCCATCGTCTACATGGCTGCCAGAAACAGGGAAGCGGCTGAACAGAGGATAGAAGAGCTTGCAGGCCAGGGGCTTTCAGCAAAATGGGTATACTGCGACGCATCGGTGAAGGAATCCTACGCTTCCATGGCAAAGGAGGTGGAAGCCTCAGAGGGAAAAATCGATATTCTGGTAAACAACTTTGGAACCTCCAATCCGAAGACGGATCTGGACATTGAGAAGACAGCCTATGAAGACTTTATGAATACCCTGGATTTAAACCTGGCCAGTGTCTACCTCTCTGTCCAGGCAGTGCTCCCGGTTATGAAAAGGCAGGGAGGCGGCAGCATCATCAACATCAGCTCCATCGGAGGCCAGCTTCCGGATGTGGCCAGAATCGGATATGCGGTGAGCAAGGACGCCATCATCTACCTTTCAAAGAATATTGCGCTCCAGGAGGGAAGGAACGGAATCCGCGTCAATGTGGTCTGCCCGGGGCAGACGGCTACGGATGCGGTGAAGGGAAATATGTCTGAGGCTTTCCAGGAACTGTTTCTGCGCCACACACCGATCCGGAGGATGGGAACGCCGGAGGAGATTGCCGCCGCTGTTCTGTACTTTGCAAGTGAGGAGGCTGCCTATACCACGGGACAGGTTCTCTCTGTTTCCGGCGGTTTCGGGATGGGAACACCTGTATACGGGGATCTGATGGGACTTTCAGCAGAAAATCGTCATTAG
- a CDS encoding DUF2383 domain-containing protein has protein sequence MMTQDIELLNQIHQNADMGRDSIRHIIQLSNDSQFLHALNSQLDEYEEAYDESGRLLRAQGVQAEDASPVAKAMSRVTSTMKSLVNPSTSKLAEMMIQGNTMGVTELKKQLNAYHGSNPAIVSLAKRQLNMEEKNIEEMKKYL, from the coding sequence ATGATGACACAGGATATTGAACTTTTAAACCAGATACACCAGAATGCAGATATGGGCCGGGACAGCATCCGCCATATCATTCAGCTGAGCAATGACTCTCAGTTTCTCCATGCCCTGAATTCCCAGCTTGACGAATATGAGGAGGCTTACGACGAGAGCGGAAGGCTTTTAAGAGCTCAGGGAGTTCAGGCTGAGGATGCAAGCCCGGTGGCCAAGGCCATGTCCCGGGTAACTTCCACTATGAAGAGCCTTGTAAATCCCTCCACCTCCAAACTGGCCGAGATGATGATACAGGGAAACACCATGGGAGTGACCGAACTGAAAAAGCAGCTCAACGCCTACCACGGCTCCAATCCGGCGATAGTCAGTCTGGCCAAACGACAGCTGAACATGGAAGAGAAAAATATCGAAGAGATGAAAAAATACCTGTAG